From a single Pempheris klunzingeri isolate RE-2024b chromosome 2, fPemKlu1.hap1, whole genome shotgun sequence genomic region:
- the fndc10 gene encoding fibronectin type III domain-containing protein 10 translates to MADISPLCTIAHLIHYSWVQQISSQQLSILLLIIIIIINSSIRERSGRAPSWRLEEGVSPLCAYRVIEGGIGGQLCFRHTLSGYKCRKGDCRTVVSLGHLVANILINGSVLLQWTHEGESTMTGQDPKTKETAAGPGTNLTREETLRSNTVFGGRRHRRGGFELNCWWNGSYTQFECAGVHLGSGCRDFLMTDLHENIPYRICLRSLARPDPTQRAEQRDCVEFTLPPSGMQDIVIAMTTVGGAICVMLVIICLLVAYITENIMSPTTQHTYSYRTHSHH, encoded by the exons ATGGCAGACATCAGCCCGCTTTGTACCATCGCCCATCTGATCCACT ACAGCTGGGTCCAGCAGATCTCATCGCAGCAgctcagcatcctcctcctcatcatcatcatcatcatcaactcCTCCATCAGAG AAAGGTCTGGCAGGGCACCAAGCTGGAGGCTAGAGGAAGGGGTGTCACCGCTGTGTGCCTACCGAGTGATTGAGGGAGGCATTGGGGGGCAGCTGTGTTTCCGACACACACTTTCTGGGTACAAGTGTCGTAAGGGAGACTGCAGGACAGTGGTGTCTCTGGGGCATCTGGTGGCAAATATTCTTATCAATGGCAGCGTACTGTTACAGTGGACGCATGAGGGGGAGTCCACGATGACTGGCCAAGACCCCAAGACAAAAGAGACTGCAGCTGGTCCTGGGACAAATTTAACAAGAGAGGAAACTCTAAGATCAAATACTGTTTTCGGTGGCCGACGCCACAGACGGGGAGGCTTCGAGTTGAACTGCTGGTGGAATGGCAGCTATACTCAGTTTGAGTGCGCTGGTGTCCATCTTGGATCTGGCTGCAGGGACTTTCTCATGACTGATCTGCACGAGAACATCCCGTACCGCATCTGCCTGCGCTCCCTGGCCCGCCCTGATCcgacacagagagcagagcagcggGACTGTGTGGAGTTTACCCTGCCGCCGTCTGGGATGCAGGACATTGTGATTGCCATGACAACGGTGGGGGGAGCTATTTGCGTGATGCTGGTCATCATCTGCTTGCTGGTGGCATATATCACAGAAAACATCATGAGCCCCACGACACAGCACACATACTCCTACCGCACTCACTCGCACCACTGA
- the ssu72 gene encoding RNA polymerase II subunit A C-terminal domain phosphatase SSU72: MPSHPLRVAVVCSSNQNRSMEAHNILSKRGFDVRSFGTGSHVKLPGPAPDKPNVYDFKTTYGQMYNDLVRKDKELYTQNGILHMLDRNKRIKSKPERFQNCKDKFDLVITCEERVYDQVLEDLNSREQETLQPVHVINVDIQDNHEEATLGAFLICELCQCIQHTDDMENEIDELLQEFEEKSNRPFLHTVCFY; this comes from the exons ATGCCGAGCCACCCGCTGCGTGTAGCGGTTGTGTGCTCGAGCAACCAGAACCGCAGTATGGAAGCGCACAATATCCTCAG CAAACGAGGATTTGATGTGCGTTCATTTGGGACTGGGTCGCATGTGAAGCTACCCGGTCCTGCCCCGGATAAGCCAAATGTGTATGACTTCAAAACGACATATGGACAGATGTACAACGACTTGGTCCGCAAGGACAAGGAACT ATACACACAGAACGGCATCCTGCACATGCTGGACCGCAACAAGCGCATCAAATCAAAGCCAGAGCGGTTTCAAAACTGCAAGGATAAGTTTGACCTGGTCATCACCTGTGAAGAGAGAGTCTATGACCAAGTGCTGGAGG ATCTAAATTCAAGAGAGCAGGAGACTCTACAGCCTGTGCACGTCATCAATGTAGACATTCAGGATAACCACGAGGAAGCCACGCTGGGCGCCTTCCTTATCTGTGAGCTGTGTCAATGT ATCCAGCACACTGACGACATGGAGAATGAAATTGATGAGCTCCTACAAGAGTTCGAAGAGAAGAGCAACAGGCCTTTTCTTCacactgtctgtttctactga